GTACCGTTTTGGATACGGCATTGCTGCACGAGGTTATCGCTGGTCACGATAAGTATGATGCCACCAGCGTGAATCGTGCGGTAGCTCCTGTAGTAGCAGCGGCACGTGAAGGCGCACGTGGTGACCTTAAGGGCACCAAGATTGGTGTTGTCAAGCAATTCGACCGTGAAGGCTATCAGTCTGGCGTGCTCGAGCAGTTCCATAAGTCTGTGGAGCAGTTAACGGCACAAGGCGCAGAAATTGTGGAAGTTGATTGTCCTCACTTCGATGATGCTCTGGCAGCGTATTACTTGATTCTTCCTTGTGAAGTCTCCTCCAACCTCGCGCGTTTCGACGGTATGCGTTACGGACTGCGCGAGGGGGACGACGGATCACACTCTGCAGAAGAAGTTATGTCCTTGTCTCGCGCGGCAGGTTTCGGCCCAGAGGTAAAGCGTCGTATCATCTTGGGCACCTATGCTTTGTCTGTTGGTTACTACGATGCGTATTATTTGCAGGCTCAGCGTGTGCGTACCCTCATTGCTCAGGACTTCGCAGCAGCATACGAAAAGTGCGACGTTTTGGTTTCCCCGACGACTCCAACCACTGCCTTCAAGCTTGGTGAGAAGGTTTCGGACCCAATGGCGATGTACAACTTCGACTTGTGCACCCTTCCGCTAAACCTTGCTGGTCTGTGCGGTATGTCCTTGCCTTCTGGTTTGGCACCGGATTCTCAGCTTCCTACAGGCCTGCAAATTATGGCTCCTGCTTTCCAAGACGATCGTCTCTACAAGGTAGGTGCAGCTTTCGAGGCTGGTCAGAAGTAATTTCTTAGTATTTTGTAGCTTAGAGCTCTAAATGGTTCAAAAGGCAGCACGCTTGTGTGCTGCCTTTTGAGATCTTTAACAATGGTTGCTAGAAGTGGTAACACATGATGCTAAAACCAGCATCAGAGTGGCGGATATCTTGGAATCCGAGCCGTTCGTAGAGCTTTTTCGCCCTAGGATTTCCGTCGTCAACAGATAGTGAGAGTCCAGGCGCACCAAGTGTCCGTGCAAGTTCAAGCGATTTATTGAGCAAAATACTGCCTACGCCGTTTCCTCGATAACGTGGTTCGACAGCGATAGCTACCTCGGGAATGTCTTCGGATACGTACCCATAACCGTGGTCGTTATCATTCCCCCAAACAAGCCATGCGCCTCCGGCTGGGATCATTTTAGGTGACCAGGCAATGAGTCCACCGTCAGTGGGATCCCATTGTTTGACGTAAAAACGGTAGTCCTCTAAGAAATCAGCCCCAATGTCGGCATGCTCATCACCGAAAACATCGGTAAGGAAATTGAGCCGAGCAATATAAGTTCTATCGGATTCAGTTGTGCGCACTAATGTGAATTCTGAAGCTGACATGATGACAAGTCTACTATTTTTAGGTGTATTGTGTTTCCAGTCGATTGTGAAACTAGGAGGTAGACGTTGAGTACAGCAACCAAATCTGACACTCAGTATCCCACCATGCCGTTACCAGAAAAAGAGGCGTGGCCTGCACTAATTGCATTGTGCATTGGGTTTTTTATGATCCTTTTGGATCAAACCATTGTTGCCGTTGCTACTCCTGCGTTGCAAGAGGATCTTCATGCCTCCTATAACGAGGTTATTTGGGTGACGTCGGCCTACTTGCTGACTTTCGCTGTACCTTTGCTTATCACAGGGCGACTAGGGGATCGATTCGGCCCTAAGAATATTTACATCATCGGTATGGTGATCTTTACGCTTAGTTCTCTTGCCTGCGGTTTCGCACCAAATATGATGACACTGATTATAGCCCGTGCTGTTCAAGGCATCGGTGCATCTATGCTGACGCCACAGACTATGAGCGTGATCAACCGTGTATTTGCGCGTGAACGTCGTGGCGCAGCTCTCGGTGCGTGGGGCAGTGTAGCGGGAATAGCAAGTCTTGCAGGCCCAATTCTGGGCGGGTTTATTACCGCGTGGGTTGGGTGGCAATGGATTTTCTTTATTAACGTACCCTTTGGTGTCCTTGCTGTTTTTGCAGTGGCACGTTTTGTCCCACGCTTTAAACCGACTGAACGAAGTATCGACGGCTTGAGCATGGTGTTGTCTGTTGTATCTGTCTTTGCGTTGGTTTTTGCTTTGCAACAGGGTGAATCTGCTTCTTGGGCTTGGTGGATCTGGGTAGTTATGCTTCTCGGCATTGTGGTAGGTGTTGCGTTTGCCTACCAGCAAAATCGTGCAGAGACCAAGGGGAAAGATGCGTTGATGCCACTATCGCTTTTCCATGTTCGGAATTTTTCCCTCGGCAATATTGGTATTGCCGCTATGGGCTTTACCATTGCTGGTACTCCGCTCCCAATCATGTTGTATCTGCAGCAGGTTCATTCGCTTACACCGCTTCAAGCTGGTTTATTCATGATGCCTCAGGCATTGATTTCGGCGTTTTTCTCGCCGTTGATCGGACGGCGGTCAGATCACTATTCGACGAGTAAATTAGCTGGATTCGGTTTCTCGACAATGGCCGTGGGATTGGTATTTATCGCGGTGGTGATGATCGTAGATGCAAGTCTGTGGTGGTTAGTGCCAGCATTCATTGTGTATGGCTTGGGTAACGCATTTGTATGGTCGCCAAACTCTACGTTGACGATGCGAGATCTGCCGCTTCATCACATGGGGGTGGGGTCCGGTGTGTACAACACGACCCGTCAAATTGGTTCCGTAATCGGTTCTGCAGCTATTGGCGCTGTGCTACAGTGGCGCATCCTTGCAGGGGATATGGGAGCTGCGTATGGCCAGTCGATCATCCTTGGTGCTGTTATGTTGGCAGTAGGCTTTGTGTCCGCCATGATGGCGAAAGATAGAGTCCGCCGTTAATAGCTGATGAATATGCCTCACTGCCTGTTTGTTTGGAACAAGGGTAGTGAGGCAGTTTTTATTCTGCAGTGTCGTTCACGAGGTAAGCGGCGGCCGCTGATGCTGCTGTAACGCTGAGAACTGCTGGCCATGCGCCGATCTTTTTAGCCAGCGGGTGGGAGGCGCCGAATGCTGCGATGTATGCAGCGCTTAACGCGGCCGTTCGGGTAACACCGCCGCGTGCCCACCAAGACCTTCCGGCCCAGATTCCAGCAGCTGCGAGGACTACTCCACCTAGGGGGCGAATTCCGGTCTCGCGAGCGGTAAGCCAGCCGCCGATAAGGCCAGTGGCAATCACGGGGGCGGTGCTTACTTTGTTTGCAGGTTTTACATCAAATCCCATAAATGTTGTCATAGCGCAATAGCTTAGCGAGCCATCGGCAGCGGCGCTATCAAACTAAGCGGTTTGGATAGTTGCTATGTCATTTTTAATGTGGAATGGGCGTTGAGAAGTTTTTGAAGTTAGGTTTCGATAATTAGATACTCTGTTGGCTATACTTAAGTCCGTCAAATATTGACTAGGTGCAGCACTGAACTGCTGCATGGGAATCTGGTGAAAATCCAGGACTGACGCGCAGCGGTAATAGTGCAAGTGAGTGCTTCAATGTAGCCACTGAGAGTAAAAAACTCTTGGGAAGGTGAGGCAATTTCTCTCGCGTAGAGCACTAAAGTCCGAAGACCGGCCTAGTTAGAAGTATGCGCTGCAGTCCTCGCGTTCTAGGTGCGCAGCCCGATACGTAGTTGAAGTTGGTCATGTGATCAGACGACTTACCACGCCCATGCTATTTGTTGCACTTCTTATTGTGGCGGCCGTTAGTTTTGTCATTTCATTATCTTTTGGTTCAGTTGACTATCCGCAAGAACAGGTATGGGCAGTTGTTAAAGCTCATCTCGCCGGGGATGTGTACCCAGATCAGTCCATTGATGCGGTGGTGTGGGAGCTACGTGCGCCACGCGGAGTGTTAGCGCTGATTGTTGGCGCAGGTTTAGCACTTGCAGGCGTTGCTATGCAAACATTGGTGCGTAATCCCTTGGCTGATCCATACCTGTTAGGCATAAGCTCCGGTGCGAGTGTGGGTGCGACCGCAGTGCTCGTCTTTGGTCTGCTAGGCAATTTTGGTCTTTATGCGTTGTCGAGCGGAGCGTTGGTTGGTGCGATAATCGCTACGTTTGCGGTCTATGCCGTCACGTTGGCTCAGGGTGGGTTGACACCATTGCGATTAATTTTGTCGGGCGTTGTGTTATCTTCGGCATTTTCTGCACTTGCTAGCTTCTTGGTTTTTAAAGGACCAGATGCACGTGCCGCCCAAGGCGTGCTGTTCTGGATGCTGGGTTCTGTTGCTGGTGCCCAGTGGGGAAAGCTGGCAATTCCTGCAATTGTTGTCGCCTTGGCGTTTGTCGGTTTGTTGTTTATTAATCGTCAGATGGATGCTTTGGCTGCAGGCCCTGATACGGCGACGGCGCTTGGAGTTAACGTTCCAGCATTGCGCCAGGGCTTGTTTTTTCTTCAGGCGATGCTTGTGGGTGCGATGGTTGCAGTGGCCGGTGGTATCGGATTTGTTGGGCTTGTGATTCCGCACTTGGCTCGTATGATGGTGGGTTCCTTGCATCGTCGGTTGTTGCCGATTGCTGCGGCTTTTGGTGCTGTATTTATGGTGTGGGTTGATGTGCTAGCTCGTGTTGCGGCGCCTCCTCAAGAGATTCCGCTCGGTGTTGTTACGGGTGTTATCGGTGCGCCGTTATTCCTTATTTTGATGGGACGTAAGAGCTATCGCTTTGGGGGACAGGAGTCATGATGCATTGCCAAGTACAGGATATTGCTTGTGGTTTTGATACCAAGACTACGATTTTGAAAGACATTTCTTTTTCTGTTGAGCACGGCACGATGACTGCGATCGTGGGCGTCAATGGCGTTGGAAAATCTACCCTGTTGCGTGCTCTAGCCGGTATCACGCAACCACATGATGGCATTGTAACGGTTAACGGCCACGATATTCACAAAATTCGTGCCAAAAAGCGTGCCATGATGTTGACCTTTGTAGGCCAAGAGGAACAACCACCTGCGGATTTATCGGTGGAAGAAGTGGTAGCCCTTGGCAGATTGCCGTATATCAAGTCATGGCAGTTGGGATCTAAGAATGAACGCGACATCGTGGAACATTCTCTCGAGCTGGTTGGTTTGGCAGGGCGTCGTAAAGCGTTGTGTTCTGAGCTTTCGGGCGGGCAACGACGCCGTGTGCTGTTAGCTCGTGGATTTGCTCAACAAACAGACCTCGTTTTTCTCGACGAGCCGACCAATCATCTCGATGTTCAGCACCAACTGCACTTGCTCCATGTGCTTCGTGATTCCGGACGCACCATCGTTGCCACCATCCATGACCTTGATCTGGCGGTATCGCACTTTGATCAGGTCGTGGTGGTGGGCAATGGTGGTGTGGTCGCCGCTGGATCTCCGCAGGAAGTTCTCACCCCTGAGATCGTATCCCAAGTATTCGGCGTGGAATCATTACTTGTCCAACTCGAACAAGCCCGTCGTGTGCATTTGCTTATCGACGCCCTGTCCAATCAACCTCATCAATCTCCAAAGGAGTAGTTCTCGTTCTCATGAAGGCTAAACTTTTCCCTCTTCTCGTCCCAATGCTTGGCGTTTCCATTGTCCTAGCTGGTTGCAGCAATTCCGATACTTCTAAGCAAGCTGAGTCCAAAGACGGCGTGACTATCACCAACTGCGGCAAGGAAGTCACCTACGCCAAGGCCGATAACCTGTTTGTTAACGATGGCAACATTATTTCTATTGCTCTTGCTGCTGGCGCTGCCGACAATGTGAAATACGTCAGCTCTGTTCAACGCGATAAAGATCTATTGCATGCTAAATACGGCAAGGATATCGACAATGCGGAGGATGTTGCAAAGGAATATCCATCGCTTGAAGCTATTGTTGCCAAGCACCCTGATATTTTCGTTGCTGGTTGGAACTACGGCTTCTCTGAAGAAAAGAACTTGACACCTGACACTCTGAAAGATCAGGGCATTGATACCTACATCTTGAGCGAATCATGCCGTCAAGAAGGCTCCGAAAAGCGTGGATTGTACGATCCATGGGAGGCCGTAAAAATGGATATCTCCAACATCGGCAAGATCACCAGCCACGACGATACCGCAAAATCTGTTGTCAAGGATATCGATTCCCGTTTGGATGCCCTAAAGAATGCGCCACAGGCGGATAAAAAACCGACTGCGTTTGTATTCGATTCGGCTCGGGACTCTGCAATTTTCACATCGGGCAAATTTGGCGCCCCACAGGCCATCATCGAGGCTGCTGGTGGCCGCAATGGTGCTGAAGACGTGGAAGATACTTGGACCACTGTGGGCTGGGAAAATCTCGCTGCTTCGAAGCCTGATGTCTTCGTTTTTGTTGATTACCCAGGTCAAGAATTTGAAGAAAAGATCGAAGTGTTGCGTAATAATCCAGCCACGAAGGATCTGCCAGCTGTCAAGGAAAACCGCTTTGTCAACTTGCCATACGCCATGTGGACCTCCGGTCCACTCAACATTGATGCTGCAGAGCAGATGCGCAAGGGTTTTGAAAAGTTCGGCCTCGTTCCTAGCTCTGAAATCAAGTCTTCCTTGGAACTTCCAGCGTCTGTACCAGGCCAAAACTACTATAAGTAGGAACTAGGGTGCGTCTACGAGTGGGGGACCGTAGGCGCACTTTTGCTATGGCTATAATGAAGGTCGCTTAGTGTGAACTAATTTCATTATTCCTAGTGAGGGGCAGATGAACAGCCAGCATCATAAGTTTCTCGAGTTTGAAAGCGCTATTCAACGAGCTAATAGTCGACTCGTTTTTCTTTTTGCATTGCTTTATGGCTGCGGTTTTATCACAGCAGCGCTAGGGCGTTCCCTTGTGGGTGTTCTTATACTGATTGCGGTTTGTATTCCGATTTTATTTCACACATCGCGGGGGATACGCCTTGGGCGGCAACCAGCTGATGCTACCTCTAAAGCGTGGAATAGCGGTGAATCTGCTAGGTGGCGCAAATATGACCGAATTGTAATGGTGATCGCGATTTCGATACCGACTGCGATTAACATCGTTCGAGATTTGAGTCGGTCAGGGGCTGTCGTTTTAGCTGTTATTGCGACAGTACTGTTTTATATAGTGACACAGTCGTGGTATCAGGGGTTTAAAGATACGACTGAATTGGGACACTTTGGTTCCGATGAGATTGTTGAACTCTCAGACGATCAGCTCAACTATCTAGCAGTATTGTGGTCTGCTCGCTGTGCGGTAGGTTTTCAGGAAATGAAACTGTCGCGTTTAGCTAAAGAGACTCAGCTATCGCGTGAAGCTATTCAAGAAATTACTCAGTTTTTCATTGCTCGCGGTGTTGTTTCTGTCTTTGAAGAATATGGATCTTCTGGTCAAAAAGACGTCGAATGGGTGCAACTTACATTGCGTGGTTGTGGTCTGGTGAAGAATTTGGAAAGCGTTTCTTCTCATTCTTAGAAGTTCTCTCTTCTTTCTACTGTGCTTTGTTGGAGTTATCGCATTTGCTGTATGTTGCAGGCATGTGCATCCATGTTGTTTAGCTGGATGCCCTCATATGTGGGATATTTACTGTGATTCCCGACAAAAATCATTCCGATCGGGCGTAATCCCACACATTCTTCAACAATGATTCTTGAGAAGCGCTACACTGAGAATCATGCGAATTGCGACTCTTACATCCGGTGGCGATTGCCCCGGCCTCAACGCTGTGATCCGCGGCATTGTCCGCACATGTTCTGAGTACGGCTCGACCGTCGTTGGATACCAAGACGGCTGGGTGGGGCTCATGGAAGACAAGCGCATTCAACTATACGACGATGAAAATATCGACCGTATTCTGTTGCGCGGCGGAACCATTTTGGGTACCGGCCGCCTTCACCCTGACAAGTTTAAGTCTGGTCTCGACCAGATCAAGGCTAACCTTGAGGATGCTGGCATCGATGCCCTTATCCCAATCGGTGGCGAAGGCACTCTGAAGGGGGCAAAGTGGCTGTCCGATAATGGTATTCCTGTGGTCGGCGTGCCAAAGACCATTGACAACGATGTAAATGGTACCGACTACACCTTCGGTTTTGATACCGCCGTTTCTGTGGCTACCGATGCTATCGACCGTCTGCATACCACTGCAGAATCTCACAATCGTGTGATGATCGTCGAGGTTATGGGGCGCCACGTCGGTTGGATCGCCTTGCATGCTGGTATGGCTGGTGGTGCACACTACACGGTGATTCCTGAGCAGCCATTTGATATTGCAGAGATCTGCAAGGCAATGGAACGCCGTTTCCAGATGGGTGAGAAGTACGGCATTATTGTCGTTGCCGAAGGTGCACTGCCTAAGGAAGGCACCATGGACTTCGCTGAGGGTGGCGTTGACCAGTTTGGTCACCAGACCTTCAACGGAATTGGCCAAGTAATTGGTGAGGAAATCAAGAAGCGCCTCGGCCATGATGTCCGTACTACGGTTCTGGGACACATTCAGCGTGGTGGTACCCCAACTTCTTATGACCGTGTTTTGGCTACCCGTTACGGTGTTCATGCTGCACGTGCTTGCCACAACGGTGATTACGGCAAGATGGTTGCGTTGCACGGTGAGCACATTGATTTGATTCCGCTTGAGGATGCAGTGGATACGCTGAAGACTGTTCCTGAAGGTCGCTACCGCACGGCCCGTGCTCTGTTTGGCTAAATGTATAGAGGAAGTCCACTTTCGATGAGTTTTCTTCGGAAGTGGCTTTCTTCGTTATAGACCCCCGACTCTACGATTTTTACGATAAGGCATTAAACTATTTCACCATGACTGCTGCGATGTATGACCTGATGGATTATGACGAGGTCCTAGAGAAGTTTGATCCGGTAATGGGCCTTGAGGTTCACGTTGAGCTAGCAACCGAAACCAAGATGTTCTCGGCCCCTTCTGCACACTTTGGTGCCGAGCCGAACTCTAACGTTGACCCAGTATCGTTGGGCTTGCCGGGTGCATTGCCCGTCGTCAATGCTAAGGGCGTTGAATGGGCTATTAAGATCGGTCTGGCCCTCAACTGCAAGATTGCGGAGTCTTCTCGATTCGCCCGCAAGAATTATTTCTACCCAGATCAGCCAAAGAACTATCAGATTTCGCAGTACGATGAGCCAATTGCTTACGACGGCTACCTTGATGTGGTTCTTGACGACGGAACCCCGTGGCGCGTTGAGATCGAACGTGCTCACATGGAAGAAGACACGGGCAAACTTACCCATTTGGGTGGTGCTGATGGCCGTATCCATGGTGCAACTGCATCGCTCGTGGACTGCAACCGTGCAGGCATTCCGCTTATCGAGATCGTGACCAAGCCAATCGAAGGTGCCGGTGAGCGTGCGCCTGAGGTTGCGCGAGCCTATGTTGGTGCGCTTCGTGATTTGGTTAAGGCTCTCGGAGTGTCTGATGCGCGTATGGACCAAGGTTCCATGCGTTGCGACGCAAACGTTTCTCTGCGCCCTGTTGGAACTGTTGAGTTTGGTACCCGTACCGAAACCAAGAACATCAACTCTTTGAAATCAGTGGAACAAGCGGTGCGCTACGAGATGCAGCGTCAGGCCCAGGTCCTTGAAGATGGCGGCGAGATCGTCCAAGAAACCCGTCACTACCAAGAAACTGATGGTTCTACCTCCAAAGGTCGCCCAAAGGAAACCGCAGAAGATTACCGTTACTTTAACGACCCTGATCTTCCTCCAGTGATCGCTCCTAAGGAATGGGTAGAAGAAATTCGCGCAACCCTTCCTGAGCTTCCTTGGATTCGTCGCGCTCGTATTCAAAAAGAGTGGGGGCTTAAAGATGAGGAAATGCGTGACTTGGTCAACGCCGGCGCATTGGATCTTATCGTTGAGACTGTCGAAGCAGGCGCATCTGCATCTGAGGCACGCTCGTGGTGGGTTGCTTACTTGTCCCAAAAGGCTAACGAGTCTGGTGTAGAACTTGACGCGCTGTCGATCACCCCTCAGCAAGTGGCTCGTGTTGCTGCGTTGGTCAAGGAAGGAAAACTGACCAACAAGTTGGCGCGCCAAGCTGTAGACGGTGTCCTTGCAGGAGAAGGCGACGTTGACGAGGTCGTTGCTGCTCGTGGCTTGGAAGTTGTTCGTGATGACGGAGCAATTGAAAAGGCTGTGGATGAAGCACTGGCTGCCAACCCAGATATCGTTGAGAAATACAAAGCGGGTAACACCAAAGTTACTGGCGCGATCGTTGGCGCTGTCATGAAAGCGACACGTGGCAAGGCTGACCCTGCCCAGGTGAATAAGTTGATCGCAGAAAAACTGGCTTAATCGCAAAGAAGGTAGCCTTACTCATCGCTGGTCTTGGTGATGAGTAAGGCTTTTCTGTATCCCTTGCCACGGTAGCAAGTTGGGCGCACAATAGGAGAGTATGACTTACTCACGACACGCAGAGCAGGTGTACACTCCCGCCGTTGATCGTTATGAAGACATGGAATACCGTCAGTGCGGTCATTCAGGACTACGGCTGCCGGCTATCAGCCTTGGATTTTGGCACAACTTTGGTGACGATAAGCCGCTAGCTAATCAGCGCGCCATTGTTCGTCGCGCTTTTGACCGAGGCGTCACACATTTTGATCTGGCAAATAACTACGGCCCGCCAGCAGGATCTGCAGAGATTAATTTCGGGCGTATCTTCCGTGAAGATCTGGCTCGCCACCGGGATGAAATCGTCATTTCGACCAAAGCGGGTTGGAACATGGGAGCGGGGCCGTACAGTTTTGGCGGTAGCCGAAAGTATTTGATGGATTCGTTGGATTCTTCGCTTGATCGCATGGGGCTCGATCACGTGGATATTTTCTATCATCATCGTCCAGATCCAGATACGCCTTTGGAAGAAACTGCATATGCTTTACGGGACATCGTGGCATCCGGCAAGGCTCGATATGTGGGAATCTCCTCCTATGGACCTGAACTAACCGCAGAGATCTCGGAAATTCTAGCTGGTGAGGGCTGCCCATTGCTGATCCATCAACCGAGCTATTCTATCTTGAATCGCTGGGTTGAGGAACCAGGCGAAGACGGCGAGAACCTATTGGAGTCCGCCGCTAACAATGGTCTGGGGGTGATCGCATTTTCACCACTTGCGCAGGGGCTTTTAACTGACCGGTATCTCGAGGGCGTGCCAGCGGATTCACGGGCAGCAGCAGAGAAGTCCTTAGGTAAAGAGATGCTCAATGCTAAAAATCTTGACATGGTGCGCGCGCTGAACGATTTAGCGCTTCGACGTGGCCAAACGTTGGCCCAGCTGGCTATCGCGTGGGTACTACGAGAACAAGGTGATTATGGGGCCACAACGGTAACCAGTGCGTTGATCGGAGCATCGTCGGTAGCGCAGTTGGATCAAAATCTGGGAGCTCTTAATAATCTTGAGTTCAGTGTTGAAGAACGCAATTATATTGACACTGTTGCCAAGGACGCTGGAATTAATATTTGGGCGGGTGCTACTGCCTCGAAGATTCACGATTAAAGGCGCGGTGTCTTAAAAGGGCAATGAGTCTAGTGCATGATGAGACGTACGCACATGATCATCATGATGATTCCGATTGCTATGTTGATATATCGCCACACCGCTGGCCGAGATAGCACGGTAGAAAAGCGTGTGGAGGTGTATCCAATAAACGGAAACCACGTCAGGCTCGCACACAGTGCACCGAGGGCGAAGATCCAGCGCCCATCGGGGCCGTGTTGATTGGCGATTCCTCCCAACATGACAAGAACGTCTATGTAGGCGGCTGGGTTAAGCCACGTGAAAGCCAACGCTGCAAGCACTGGTTTAACCCACGTGCGCTGCGCCGACTTGGGCTGAGCTTTTGTGCGTGTTTTAGTGATCACTCCGGATGATGCGTCAGCCGCTGGTTCGTAGGCTACTGGTTCGCTTTGCTCGACTGTGAGTGCTTGGCCGTGACGTTTAAAAGCTTCTTTGAAACAAGTGAATCCAAAATAGAGTAAGTACGCTACACCGAGCC
The sequence above is drawn from the Corynebacterium rouxii genome and encodes:
- a CDS encoding LysE/ArgO family amino acid transporter — protein: MSIAFAGFLMGLSLIVAIGPQNALIIRQGIKSEGLIPILVVCILSDVILIFGGTAGVGALVDRAPIALVVLKWLGVAYLLYFGFTCFKEAFKRHGQALTVEQSEPVAYEPAADASSGVITKTRTKAQPKSAQRTWVKPVLAALAFTWLNPAAYIDVLVMLGGIANQHGPDGRWIFALGALCASLTWFPFIGYTSTRFSTVLSRPAVWRYINIAIGIIMMIMCVRLIMH